A section of the Petrimonas sulfuriphila genome encodes:
- a CDS encoding endonuclease/exonuclease/phosphatase family protein codes for MKKISFLITVVFLTHFSIVCSQHNFKIVSYNILEGLQQDSLNKVRFEEWVTSVDPDVVAFQEMNKFTQKSLEEFSHSYGHPYAVLSKLEGYPVALSSKFPIVNVQKVVDNMWHAYIYANVNKLHIFVIHFSPFNYKKRLEEVRTVLSHAATLPQNEPILIMGDFNSLDRSDESHYGAQMVEGMRKREKEQSHIRNLNNGDIDYSVMDQLSKAGFRDTHWLTNTTFKHSIPTKKSGSGNFKRIDFMWVNQAMAEKVVKSDIIHDKYTDVMSDHYPVYVEFKLK; via the coding sequence ATGAAAAAAATATCGTTTTTAATTACAGTCGTTTTTTTAACTCACTTCAGTATTGTCTGTTCCCAGCACAACTTCAAAATTGTTTCTTACAACATTCTTGAAGGCCTGCAGCAAGATAGTCTGAACAAAGTCAGGTTTGAGGAATGGGTTACTTCCGTTGACCCCGATGTGGTGGCTTTTCAGGAGATGAACAAATTTACGCAAAAAAGCCTGGAGGAATTTTCCCATAGTTACGGACATCCGTATGCTGTCCTATCCAAACTGGAAGGATATCCGGTAGCCTTGTCGTCAAAATTTCCCATCGTGAATGTTCAAAAGGTGGTGGATAATATGTGGCATGCGTATATTTACGCGAACGTAAATAAATTGCATATTTTTGTCATACACTTTTCTCCTTTTAATTACAAGAAAAGACTGGAAGAGGTAAGGACAGTTTTGTCGCATGCCGCTACCTTACCCCAAAATGAGCCCATTCTTATTATGGGGGACTTTAATTCATTGGACAGAAGTGATGAGTCACACTATGGTGCACAAATGGTGGAAGGCATGAGAAAGCGGGAAAAGGAGCAGTCGCACATTAGAAATCTCAATAACGGCGATATTGATTACTCGGTTATGGACCAGCTCTCCAAAGCCGGATTCAGGGATACCCACTGGCTGACTAATACGACATTCAAACATAGTATTCCGACTAAAAAATCAGGATCCGGAAATTTCAAGAGAATTGATTTCATGTGGGTAAATCAAGCGATGGCCGAAAAAGTGGTGAAATCAGATATCATTCATGATAAATACACAGATGTCATGTCGGACCACTATCCTGTTTATGTTGAATTTAAGCTGAAATGA